A region of the Litchfieldia alkalitelluris genome:
CATGTTTAACTGAGTGAATTTTTCCACCTAAGTACTCATTACGTTCTACCAAAATTAACTTGACGTCTAAATTTCGTTCCATTTTTATTTTCTGCAAATAGTACATGGTAGATAGACCCGTAATACCTCCACCAACCACCACAACTGTTTTCACATTTGTTCCTCCTTTACACTTCTACACACCTGTTCATTCATTTATATCAATTGAATCACACCCGTTATGCCATGTCTATTTTTTGTCATTTCCCTTTAGATTATCATTAAATGAGAACTTCAGAATGATGTTTAAACTCTTGTTATCCCTTTAAAAAAGAGCCTCTTTTAATCACAACTTATCGGCTTGTTCATTTACTAATAGAAGAACGTTTAACTATTAGTATAAGGATTTTCAAGTTTTGTACCCGCTTTATAAAATAAGAGTTAAATCTTCTTTAAAAAGGCCCTTTTCTAAAAGATGTTGCTAATTGAACTAGATGTATTTGAACTTAACTGTTGTAAAGTTTTCTAATAAAATAAGATGTCAATTCACTAGGTTTTAGAGTTAAGATGCTCTAACCATTCAACACAACAAAACTTTTAAAAATAGCCTTATTAACGAATAAGGAGGAAATTGTATGAAAGTTGGTCCAATTAGTGCTCTTAATGGATTCCCAGTTTGGTACAAAGATACGAATGGGCTACGCCTAGGGTTGAATGTCAATCCAAATGACCCATACTCAGGAATCACTATTGCTGATTTACCCAATCCATCTTTACCCGTTTCATTTCCTAGCAACTTTCCAAGCGAAGCTTTTTATCAAGCTGCTGAAGCAGAAATGACAACCGGTACAGGGGAAAGAGCACGTCTCGTCTTAGCCTTAGAAGCTGCCTTCGTTACCGAAGTACCCACTGACGGAGATCAAATTGTTTTTGGAAGGGTTCGTGTTCGCGTTGAGGGACTTGTACCCGATGCTGAATATACGGTTACTCATCCTTATGGTACAGACACGTTTATTGCCGAACGAGATGATCCCGATGATCAGTTTGCAGAAATCAATTTTACAGAAGACATTGGGGGGTGCAACGGTGGTGAGTTTGAGTTAGCTCTCAACAGTCGTGTTCATCCATTTTTGCAATGGAATCCTCAGGTTCCCCCAGAAGCACCTGAAGGATATGTCGGTGACCCTAATATACTACATCCGATCATAGGAAGTATCCTTATTGACCCTACAGGACAACCACAAAATATTTTCCGAATTGAAGGTCCTGGGATTGGTATTGGTTCACCAGATCGTGCCACTACACCGGGTTTTAATCCGGATAACACCATTGAAACAAGGGAATTTTCACTTTTAGGTACCATTTCTACCATTTCTGGTGTTGAAGTAACTAGAGCAACATATTCTCAAACAACAGCAACCGGTGGAGTCATCGATGTATTCGCCTGGACTGATGAAGATCTCCCTCAAACAATAGAAGTTTCAGGAACAGGAATCGACCCTACGATTTTGCAAGGAATAAATGGAAAATATATTGCTCGCGTTGCTTATATAGGCTCCACTCCTCCTAGTACCATTACAGTGACTAATGTAAGTGACAATAGCGCTGAAAGTATAAAGGAAGTTGTCCCCGTCGATTTCATAACAGCTACTGCAATCTATGATACAACCACACAAACTCTAACAATTGAAGCGGAATCAAGTGATGAAGTTAGTACGCGTACGCTAACCATATTAGACTTCGGTAATGGTGAAGTAATCATTCCTCCTGAGGGCACCTATACTACAACATCTCCATTTTCCCCTGACCAAGTTACAATCCTTTCAGATGTAGGGGGAGAAAGAACGATTCCAGTGACCGTGACCGGAAATCCGGATACACCTATCCCCGTAACAGCCGATGCAGGAACAGACCAGACCGTCTTATTTGATGCAACAGTGACACTAAATGGAGCCAATTCAACTGGGCCAATCACTTCGTTTAATTGGGCGCAAATTGCTGGGGACTCAGTTGTTATTTCAGATGCTAGTTCAGTCACACCTACATTCACAGCACCTAGTTCGATCCAAACTCTTTCTTTTGAATTAACTGTAGATGGTGATGGTGGACCATCCACTGACACTGTTAATATTAACGTAATCGAATCCGCATCAGCCCCGATCGTGAATGCAGGACCGAATCAAGTAGTACAACAAGGAACAGTCGTTACGTTAACTGGTACTGTATCTGGCGACGTAACTAGTCTTCAGTGGGAACAACTCACCGGCCCTACTGTTCAGATAAATAACGCTAATACAACAACAGCAACATTCACATTTCCATCTCAACCGGATCCAATCACCTTCAGATTAAGCGCAAGTGGACCTGGAGGAACATCGTTCGATGATACGGTCATATCAACGGTTCCAGATACCTTGACAGTTACAAGGGCACAGTTTCGAACAGATGATTTAGAATGGAGAATTTCAGGAAATTCAAGTGTAGTAGGACCTGGAAATACGATCACAATTTATCTCGGAAATGTACTAGGTGGTACGATTCTAGCCGAGATTCCAGTAGATGCCCTTGGAGGATGGGAGTACCGCGTGGAGCCATCTAATGTTCAACCTGATGCAACACGTTCCATTTCTATTCAATCAAGCTCTGGGGGAGTATTAGTCAATGTGCCAATTAATATTAGACAGTAGAGCAAAGTACGCAATTTTAGTGAGTGCCCCTGAACAGTTTAATAAGAAAGGAGTTTCAAAATGAAAAACTGCCCACATTGCAATCCCTATCCTAGATGCTATTGTAAACGTGGACCACAGGGCCCTCCGGGAATTCAAGGGCCTCGCGGATCACAAGGAGACCCTGGATTACCTGGACCTCCTGGGCCACAAGGAGATCGTGGATTTCCTGGACCTCGTGGACCACAAGGAGATCCTGGATTACCTGGACCCCCTGGGCCTTCTGGTCCCTTAACCGCAGCTCATGGTTTTGCTTACTCACCATCAACTTCAAATGTATCTGGTGATATTATTTTTACAATCGCTGGACCATTGCAGGATATTGAGTTAACGCCAATCGGATTACAAGTATTAAAATCAGGAGTGTATCAATTAACCTATAAAGTACAGGTAGAGTCAGACGAAAAACAAAAAGCACAGCCTGCAACATTCCAAATCGTCGTAAATGATACTATTTATATAGCTTCTTCGACAACAGAAACATTCACATCTAATAACCTCTTCTCCACACAGCTATTCTCTTTAATTGAAGGAGATACAGTAAAGCTACATGCAGAATTACCAGAAGGGTGTAGCTATAAGCTACCTTCAATGCAAATTATTCAGATTGGGTAAAAGAACCCACTTATTTGGAACTTAACAAAAAAAATAGTAAAAGAGCCTTCCATTTTGGAAAGCTCTTTTTAGCGATTAACTATCTTGAGTTTCTAGTAATGCAACACATTCAACATGGACTGTATGCGGAAATAAATCCACTGGTTGAACAACTTTTAATTGATAACCAAAAGCTTCAAGTTCTTTAATATCTGTTGCAAATGTATCTGGATTACAGGAAACATAAACAACACGCTCTGGTTTGGAACGGCCAATTTTTCTCATTACTTTTCCACCTGCACCTGATCGCGGAGGATCGAGAAGTAACAGTTCCGGGTTTCCAAAGCTCTCTAGCACTTGATCAATTCCTTTTCTCGCATCTTTTGCGAGAAAGGATGTATTAGAGATTCCATTATCTTCTGCATTTCGCTTAGCTGATTCAATCGAACTCTCAACAATCTCAATCCCAGCTAACTCTCCTACTCTACTAGCAAACGGAAGGGAAAATGTCCCAACACCACAGAATAGATCAATCATTTTTTCCGTCTCTTTCGGTTGGCCTAGTTCAATTGCTAGCTCAACTAGCTTTTGAGCTTGAGTCGGATTGGTTTGAAAAAAAGTATCAAACCACAGACGGAAACGATAGCCTGCCATTTCATCATAGATAAAATCACGTCCTGCTAAAATATGATTTTTTTCCGATTGTGTACGGTCAGCCCAATCTGTATTCTCAAGCCATAATAAACTTTTTACTTGCGGGAACTTTTCCCCAATTCGTTTTACCAAATCTTTTGCAGCATCATTAAGAGGTCCCTCAGGTGCTTCCGTTGCAAAAAGAGCTAACATGATTTCACCGGTTACAAAAGACTGTCTAACCATTAAATGACGAAGTAATCCTTCGTGTAAATCTTTGTTATACCCTCTTAGTTGGTGCGCTCTCACCCATTCCGCTACTTCCATGGCAGCTTCGACCATTTCTTCTCCTGCAATTAAACAGGTTTCTAATGAGATAATTTTCCTGAAGTTACCTTGCTCATGTAATCCAAGTGAACCGTCTTGCGCAAATGTGAACTCCATCTTGTTGCGATATCGCCAAGGTTGATTCATCCCAATTGTGTCTAATACTAAATCCGGATTAAAGCCTTGAGCTTCTACTGCATGTTTAACATGATTCGTTTTTTGTTTTAACTGTCCACTATATTCCCAGTGCTGCCAAACACACCCTCCACATTTTTCAAAATGCGGACATGGAGGCGCAGTTCTTTCTGAATTTGCCTCAAGTACCTCTTCTACCATCGCTTTCCTTCTTCTCCGTTCTGGCTGGTCGACATGGACACGAACTTTTTCACCAGGGAGAGTTTGCGGAATGGTTAACTTAAGCTTTTTGGGGTTCCCAAATTCATTTTCACGCCAGTTAATTGATTCTCCTGATCCTTTTTCATCTAAACGGTCTACGGTAACAACCATCGTCTCTCCTTTTGTAATCGTCAATCTATGTTCCTCCTTTTAAACATCACTTTACTCTATTAAAAATTTTAGTAATTAAATAACCAGTAATGGACTAATACTCTCCTCTTGCATACTTACATAGTATAATGGACGACTATCAAATATGGAATTAATAGATACCTAGTAGATATTAACAAAGTATCTCAACATAGTATTATGTATATTGGAAGGAATCTTCCATTAACTCTAAAATAATAATCTGTTAATATTAATAAGATGCGACCAAATACTACATTATTCGACAGTATCACAATTGAAAGGAAGTTTACCCTTGTTTGAAACATTATTATTGAATTTCTTGTTTTTACTGTTTCCAGTATTAATTTATCTTATATTTTTTGAAAATAGATCACGAGCATATAATAAAGCCGCACTTGTCCTATTATCTACAGTAACAATGTTTCTTTGTCTTTCCACACCAATCGAAATGAAGCTTGGTTTTAATTTTGATTTACGTTACATCCCCTTTATCATTGTAGCTTTATACGGAGGACACAAATATGTATTTCCACTATACATTGTCTTAAATCTATATCGATTTTATATAGGTGGAGAAGGAACTTTCAATTCTTTTCTAATGTCAACAGTGGTGTTTATTTTAGTACCCTTACTTCATAAAAAATTTATCCAATATAATACTAGAGAGCGAATTTCATGCGTAGTAATTATTAACTTTATTAATATGGGTGTTTATATCATCCTTTTAAGTACCTATTTCGAAACATTGACTAGCGAATTTTGGCAAATCGCTTTTCATGCTATAACCACTCATATAGGAATGAGTATAATCCTCATGATCTTAATCGAACAAATTATTGCTAATTTAAAAAATCGCGAACGCTTTTTACAGTCTGAACGATTAAATGTAGTAAGTGAGTTATCGGCAAGTGTTTCACATGAAATTAGAAATCCATTAACCGTCACAAGTGGTTTTCTTCAGTTGTTAAATAAGTCAAAGACAATCACTTCGGATGAGAAAAGATATATTCAATTATCGCTACAAGAACTAAATCGAGCGGAACAAATTGTGAGCGATTATCTTTCATTTGCCAAGCCACAATCAGAAAATATGGTGTATTCTAACTTTGAGACTGAAACGGAATACACTAAGAACCTCATCATTCCCTATGCCACCATGCATCAGGTTGATGTGCAATATAGTTTTAACAATCACTTAAATACGAGATATGATCGAAATCAACTCCAGCAATGCTTAATCAACCTATATAAAAACGGAATTGAAGCAATGAAAGAAAAAGGTGGAGGAACTTTAGTCATTAACATCTCTGAAAAAAAGCAAAGTATCATCATTCAAATCAGAGACACTGGTATTGGTATGACGAAAGAAGAAATTGCACGCTTAGGTAAGCCATATTTTTCTACTAAAGAAGAAGGTACTGGTCTCGGGATGCTAATGGTTTACAGTACAATTAATAAGGTTAAAGGGAATATTGAGGTTGATAGTGAAAAGGGAAAAGGAACGACATTTAATATAACGATTCCAGTTACTCAGTGATTCCTAAAAGCATCTGTTGTCAGATGCTTTTTTTATTCTCTATAGGGACTTTTCTATTGAGTTAGTCCTATAAATTGTATGTTTGATAGTTTAGTGGCTAAACTGGATGTATACCTGATAAGGAGTGAAAGTATGTCTATTAATGTTTACCTTGTCTTTAATCGGAATTGTCGAGAAGCAGTTGAGTTTTATGCTGAAGTCTTTGAAACAGAAAAACCAAATATTCAGAGTTTTGGAGAAATGCCACCAAATCCAGATTATCCCCTCCCAGAAGGAGCGAAGAATCTAGTCTTACATACCCAGCTTAGCATTGACGGTAGTACAGTTATGTTTTCTGACAATTTCCCAGGTTCACCGTTCGTTCAGGGAAACAATTTTAATCTTACAGTTGTTAATAATGACATGGATCAAATTAGATCTTGGTTTAACAAATTAAAAGAAGGAGGTTCCGTTAAAATGGAACTTCAAGAAACATTTTGGAGCAAGCTCTATGGGCAATTAACAGATAAATTCGGGATTCAATGGCAGTTGAGTCATGGTAGTAATGAAAAGTAATTTTATTCGATTGAACAATATTCATTTACTTACGCACCATGGAGAATGAAAATGTTTTGTTCCCTCAGTGTGGAGGCAGAGCAACTAGACAACTACTGATTTTTCGATTTCGAATATCTTTCATTCCCTTTCATTGGCTTTTGGCATGAGAAAGGAATCAAACAACTCTTTTCATTCCATTTGTTGGGCTTTGGGCATGGGAAAGGGAATGAAACAATGCTTTTCATTCCCTCCGTTGGGCTTTAGGCATGAGAAAAGGAATGAAACAATGCTTTTCATTCCCTTAGTTGGGCTTTAGGCATTAGTAAGGGAATTGGAACTCTCCGACCTATGTATTTTCAGGGTAGACTTTCATGCGAATCAGTATTTGCACCATGGCGTATGAAAATAGTGTATTCACCTAGTGTGGAATGAGCGGAGAGCCACCTGACTCCTGCGGGATATGCGGTACACGTGAGACCCCGCAGGAGCCCTCCCCTGGCGACGAGGAGGCTCACGGACCGCCCCGCGGAAAGCAGGTGGATCGCAGCTCATGGAATTTCGCTAACTAAGTTATTTTCAGGTAGACATCTATGCTAATTAAAATTAGCACCATGGAGTATGAAAAATTATACTTAGCTTGGTGCCTAGCTTCAGGCGCTATCGGCTCTGGGTCATAAGTCAATCCATCTAGAAGGTTAAAGAACAACCTTCTAGCCGGCTTGTCTTATGCCTGTCGCCGATGAACGAGCGCCTTCCGCTTTTCTTTTCAGGGTAGACTTTCATGCGAATCAATATTTGCACCATGGCGTATGAAAATAGTGCATTCACCTAGTGTTTAATGAGCGGAGAGCCACCTGACTCCTGCGGGATATGCGGTACACGTGAGACCCCGCAGGAGCCCACCCCTGGCGACGAGGAGGCTCACGGACCGCCCCGCGGAAAGCAGGTGGATCGCAGCTCATGGAACTTCGCTAACTAAGTTATTTTCAATTAGACATCTATGCTAATTAAAATTAGCACCATGGAGTATGAAAAATTATACTTAGCTTGGTGCCTAGCTTCAGGCGCTATCGGCTCTCAGGTCTAAGTCAATCCACCCTAGAAGGTTAAAAAGCAACCTTCTAGCCTGCTCGTCTTATGCCTATCGCCGATGAACGAGCGACTCCCGCATTTCTTTTTTCAGCGTAGATACATAAAACAACTTGGGTTAAAGATTTACAAGATTGAATCAAATCGATATGGTTGGCTACCCTAATTAATGGTTATTATTTCTATTTTGGGAGATGAAACATATGGATTTACAACTCATTGAAGCATATATCCCAGATAAACATTTCGTAAGAATAAACGAATCACTGCAAAAATACCCCCTTGTTTCACATTGGGTATCAAACGAATCAGAAGAGCAAATGCTAATCCGCATTCTTGTAAACACAAGAGATACTGAGGAGATTTTAAACTATCTTGAAAATGTATCAAATCTAGTTGATGGTTTTGAAGTGCTTCTTTTTCCAGTTCAAACTTATATAAAAAGATTATCAGATGAGGATAAAGCGCAGCAATTAAAGGATAAAGAAGCTGATAAAAACAAGCTACAAAGAGCAAGTCGACATGAATTACTTGGGACAATTCAGAAATCAAGCAATATTACCCTAACCTATACATTGCTCGTAGTTTTGTCTGCGGTTGTTGTGACGATTGGTTTTATACAAAATAGTGTCGCTGTGATCATCGGTGCAATGGTTATTGCCCCAATGCTTGGACCTGTCATTTCCATTGCCTTTTCATCAATACTTGGTGATTTCCAACTTCTACGGAGTTCAACAACTACATTATCATATGCCATTTTCATCGTGTTAGGTATATCAATATTATTTACATTCATTTTTCCAGTGCCTTATGAAAGTACCGAGTTCGCCTCAAGAACACATGTGAACCTCACGGATATTGTCCTTGCACTAGCATCAGGAACAGCTGGAGCACTCTCAATTCTCAATCGCCTCCCCGGCTCCCTTGTAGGAGTAATGGTCGCAGTTGCCTTGCTTCCACCAACTGTTGTTTTAGGTATGACTGTTGGATCAGCCATGTGGAAGGAAGCATATGGTGCCATGCTTTTATTAACTGGGAATATAAGTTCAGTTTTGCTAGCTGCGGTAATTGTATTTTCCTTAAGCGGCATCCGTCCAGTTAAATGGGATGAGGTACAAAAAGCAAATACATCAAGGAAACGGTCTATTCTTTATGTAAGTTTGATTATCTTACTACTGATTACAGCCATCCTGTTCAGTGATCGAATTGATTTAAGGTAAGAAGCGATCGACTTATTGCCCGTCTATTGACGAAAGGGTGGATATTATAAGCTAAATAAAATAGGGAGATGATGGTCATCCCCCCTATTTTACCCTTAATGTATTAAATCCTTTTAAAAATCATCAAAATCTCTAACAGTTTCAAACCCCATAATTTATAGGTGCTTGCCCATTATTTAATTCTTTAGGAAATCGTCTTAAAGCAGTTTCATAAGGTCTTAAATTCAATTTTTTCCAGATATAGTCCCTCAGCATGAGCCATTAGACCTGTTTGAACTCTCTCTTTAGAAGCTAAAATGTCTGGTATACTGCTTGCTTCTTTTTCACCCAGTCCAACTTCTATCAACGTACCGACAATTTTTCTAACCATATTGTAAAGAAATCCATCTCCACGGACGCGGATGGAGATAAAGCCGCCCTCTTCCTCAAAGTCAATTGAAAAAATCTCGCGCACCATTGATTTTTTCTTCGATTTCGCATTTGAATATGATGTAAAATCATGCTTACCAATAAAATACTGACTCGCTTTTTTCATTTCCGTAATGTTTAACTTCTTCTCAATATGCATGCTGTATTTTCGCATAAAGGGATTTGAATAGGATTCATTCCATATTTTATATAAATATGTCTTATCTTGAGCGTTATAACGAGCATGAAAGCGATCGGGAACTATTTCAACCTCGACAACACTAATATCTTGTGGCAAATATCGATTTAGGTATTCCATTACTTCCACTTCGGTTAAATTCTTATTTGTTTTAAAATTGGCGATTTGCTCAATTGCATGTACTCCAGCATCGGTTCGGCTACATCCAACAATTTCAACCACTTCTCCTACTAATTCAGTTAAAACATTCTCAATTTTCCCTTGAATAGATTGATCTCCACTACCAAGTCGTTGCCAGCCTTTATATCTTCCACCATCATATTGAATTTTCAATTTAAAATTATTCATAAGATATCTCCTTGTAAAGTTGTCATTTCACTTATTATCTCTTAAAATCCGCGATCAAATTACGTCTCTTACTTTTTCAGAGAAAGTCACTATGTATTATAACTTAAATAAATGATTAAATTACAAAAGAATAAGTTTTAAAAAAGTAAGGAGAATTTTATTGAGGTATATTATTTGGATCCTAATTCCACTAATTATGCTAACAGGCTGCGAACAAACACTCTTGGAAAAAATAAAAGAAGATGATATAAAAAGTGACGGGCTCCACTATGAATTCGAGAAGCTATATCAGCTTGGAATTGAAGGAATTTCCAAGGATGAGAACAATCAGATTATTTTTTATGTTGCTAAACCCAATGACACTACAAGAAGGAATATTGATCAAGGATTGATGGAGATATTCGGACAGACGATTGATTATATCCTGCGGGATAGCGAGGAGTTGAATGTAGAGATAGAGCCATCGGATTAACACATTTGGTACCTTTTAATTTCTAAATATCAAAAATAAAGGGGGTGTACTCCTAACACCTCCCTACAATATCTTATATTCTAACTTTCGGTAAAACAACATAATCCAATTCTTCACCATTTAACATTTTTTTAATATTAGAGATTGATACCTCACCGATTCTACCGATAGACTCATATGTCGCTCCACCGATATGTGGTGTTGCAACAATGTTTTCTAATAGTGGTAAGTCATTAATAGGAGGCTCCATTTCAAATACATCTAATGCTGCTCCCATAATTTGTTTGTTCTTTAATGTATTAAATAAATCTTCTTCATTAATGAGTGACCCCCTTGAAACATTTATAATGTAGGCAGTTGGCTTCATCAAGCTCAAAGTACTTTTATTAATTAGATGTCTATTCTTATCGTTTAACGATGTCGCGATTATAATATAGTCTGATTCCTGAAATAATTTTTCTTTCCCTACAAAAGTAACATTCAATCTTTCAGCGGCAATCTCATCTGGATAATTCGTATATACTATTGTCTCCATATCAAAACCTGTTGCACGTTTGGCAATCGCCTTAGCAATAGATCCAAATCCTACAATTCCTAGTTTCTTTTGATAAATTTCATTTCCCATCGACAATTCCCAATATCCTGATTTGATTTCTTTATCTTTTTTAGGAATACTTCTTGCTACCGATAGCATTAATCCGAAAGCATGATCGGCAGCCGACTGAGCATTCACTCCTGGTGCATTTGTGACAGGAATACCTTTAGAATAGGCGTATTCAACATCAATATTGTCGTACCCCGCTCCATATTTAAGGATATATTTTAGTCTCGGAGCAGCATCAATTACATCTTTATCAATTTTAACAACGGCCACAATAATAATATCTACATCTTTCACTTCATTTTTTAATTCTTCCTTACTGATTCCATTATCAGTATATAAAATTCGTACTTCACCCATACTTTTGGCATCTTCTATCAGCTTTGGATTAGCTTGATAAAAAGCATCTCTTAGCATTAACAAAATCTTCATTTTAGACCTCCAAAAT
Encoded here:
- a CDS encoding phosphoglycerate dehydrogenase; the encoded protein is MKILLMLRDAFYQANPKLIEDAKSMGEVRILYTDNGISKEELKNEVKDVDIIIVAVVKIDKDVIDAAPRLKYILKYGAGYDNIDVEYAYSKGIPVTNAPGVNAQSAADHAFGLMLSVARSIPKKDKEIKSGYWELSMGNEIYQKKLGIVGFGSIAKAIAKRATGFDMETIVYTNYPDEIAAERLNVTFVGKEKLFQESDYIIIATSLNDKNRHLINKSTLSLMKPTAYIINVSRGSLINEEDLFNTLKNKQIMGAALDVFEMEPPINDLPLLENIVATPHIGGATYESIGRIGEVSISNIKKMLNGEELDYVVLPKVRI
- a CDS encoding PKD domain-containing protein; this encodes MKVGPISALNGFPVWYKDTNGLRLGLNVNPNDPYSGITIADLPNPSLPVSFPSNFPSEAFYQAAEAEMTTGTGERARLVLALEAAFVTEVPTDGDQIVFGRVRVRVEGLVPDAEYTVTHPYGTDTFIAERDDPDDQFAEINFTEDIGGCNGGEFELALNSRVHPFLQWNPQVPPEAPEGYVGDPNILHPIIGSILIDPTGQPQNIFRIEGPGIGIGSPDRATTPGFNPDNTIETREFSLLGTISTISGVEVTRATYSQTTATGGVIDVFAWTDEDLPQTIEVSGTGIDPTILQGINGKYIARVAYIGSTPPSTITVTNVSDNSAESIKEVVPVDFITATAIYDTTTQTLTIEAESSDEVSTRTLTILDFGNGEVIIPPEGTYTTTSPFSPDQVTILSDVGGERTIPVTVTGNPDTPIPVTADAGTDQTVLFDATVTLNGANSTGPITSFNWAQIAGDSVVISDASSVTPTFTAPSSIQTLSFELTVDGDGGPSTDTVNINVIESASAPIVNAGPNQVVQQGTVVTLTGTVSGDVTSLQWEQLTGPTVQINNANTTTATFTFPSQPDPITFRLSASGPGGTSFDDTVISTVPDTLTVTRAQFRTDDLEWRISGNSSVVGPGNTITIYLGNVLGGTILAEIPVDALGGWEYRVEPSNVQPDATRSISIQSSSGGVLVNVPINIRQ
- a CDS encoding VOC family protein; translation: MSINVYLVFNRNCREAVEFYAEVFETEKPNIQSFGEMPPNPDYPLPEGAKNLVLHTQLSIDGSTVMFSDNFPGSPFVQGNNFNLTVVNNDMDQIRSWFNKLKEGGSVKMELQETFWSKLYGQLTDKFGIQWQLSHGSNEK
- a CDS encoding ATP-binding protein, translated to MFETLLLNFLFLLFPVLIYLIFFENRSRAYNKAALVLLSTVTMFLCLSTPIEMKLGFNFDLRYIPFIIVALYGGHKYVFPLYIVLNLYRFYIGGEGTFNSFLMSTVVFILVPLLHKKFIQYNTRERISCVVIINFINMGVYIILLSTYFETLTSEFWQIAFHAITTHIGMSIILMILIEQIIANLKNRERFLQSERLNVVSELSASVSHEIRNPLTVTSGFLQLLNKSKTITSDEKRYIQLSLQELNRAEQIVSDYLSFAKPQSENMVYSNFETETEYTKNLIIPYATMHQVDVQYSFNNHLNTRYDRNQLQQCLINLYKNGIEAMKEKGGGTLVINISEKKQSIIIQIRDTGIGMTKEEIARLGKPYFSTKEEGTGLGMLMVYSTINKVKGNIEVDSEKGKGTTFNITIPVTQ
- the truA gene encoding tRNA pseudouridine(38-40) synthase TruA, translating into MNNFKLKIQYDGGRYKGWQRLGSGDQSIQGKIENVLTELVGEVVEIVGCSRTDAGVHAIEQIANFKTNKNLTEVEVMEYLNRYLPQDISVVEVEIVPDRFHARYNAQDKTYLYKIWNESYSNPFMRKYSMHIEKKLNITEMKKASQYFIGKHDFTSYSNAKSKKKSMVREIFSIDFEEEGGFISIRVRGDGFLYNMVRKIVGTLIEVGLGEKEASSIPDILASKERVQTGLMAHAEGLYLEKIEFKTL
- a CDS encoding TIGR00341 family protein, translating into MDLQLIEAYIPDKHFVRINESLQKYPLVSHWVSNESEEQMLIRILVNTRDTEEILNYLENVSNLVDGFEVLLFPVQTYIKRLSDEDKAQQLKDKEADKNKLQRASRHELLGTIQKSSNITLTYTLLVVLSAVVVTIGFIQNSVAVIIGAMVIAPMLGPVISIAFSSILGDFQLLRSSTTTLSYAIFIVLGISILFTFIFPVPYESTEFASRTHVNLTDIVLALASGTAGALSILNRLPGSLVGVMVAVALLPPTVVLGMTVGSAMWKEAYGAMLLLTGNISSVLLAAVIVFSLSGIRPVKWDEVQKANTSRKRSILYVSLIILLLITAILFSDRIDLR
- the rlmD gene encoding 23S rRNA (uracil(1939)-C(5))-methyltransferase RlmD is translated as MTITKGETMVVTVDRLDEKGSGESINWRENEFGNPKKLKLTIPQTLPGEKVRVHVDQPERRRRKAMVEEVLEANSERTAPPCPHFEKCGGCVWQHWEYSGQLKQKTNHVKHAVEAQGFNPDLVLDTIGMNQPWRYRNKMEFTFAQDGSLGLHEQGNFRKIISLETCLIAGEEMVEAAMEVAEWVRAHQLRGYNKDLHEGLLRHLMVRQSFVTGEIMLALFATEAPEGPLNDAAKDLVKRIGEKFPQVKSLLWLENTDWADRTQSEKNHILAGRDFIYDEMAGYRFRLWFDTFFQTNPTQAQKLVELAIELGQPKETEKMIDLFCGVGTFSLPFASRVGELAGIEIVESSIESAKRNAEDNGISNTSFLAKDARKGIDQVLESFGNPELLLLDPPRSGAGGKVMRKIGRSKPERVVYVSCNPDTFATDIKELEAFGYQLKVVQPVDLFPHTVHVECVALLETQDS